Proteins from one Rosa chinensis cultivar Old Blush chromosome 7, RchiOBHm-V2, whole genome shotgun sequence genomic window:
- the LOC112180676 gene encoding uncharacterized protein LOC112180676 produces the protein MGSHRRTSETSSTAELRSKLTRVVRGHEQMKTAFHQLKSQIQIGLLQAEDVFASLAIPLMKLVGLKTVEMATEGRFTSFIIQTDSDLSSQYQSFGAGSGPSGRSDRNRQCAKIEIYAAKAAVAGDLVIEKQKDQLIQLVRILKQIESQVNNRQSHMVETLANRRHSLRKFFQRAIAYLSTVDHQGFQVAVLNILREIFNEVSAVLGSVEADVEDLVENLAEKMCEPMVEYVEGVKADLRNGTCLGLVGLVKEMARAAGDSRAELESARSKATVAEESRAEAMRRLRESEEYVRKLKECFKFLPEPSKASTKVTKASALHKMLGMEKDQANDEKLLWELLEKKRKYQTPESPLGPRELLPLHQSKRQKATRVKPQVGSGAFSQRSRTPRLVAARIPLGSSPSVTIQ, from the exons TCGGAGAACATCTGAGACGTCGTCAACGGCGGAGCTCCGGTCAAAGCTCACAAGAGTCGTACGAGGCCACGAACAAATGAAGACCGCTTTCCACCAACTGAAATCTCAGATCCAAATCGGCCTTCTCCAG GCCGAAGACGTCTTCGCGTCTCTGGCAATTCCGTTGATGAAGCTCGTAGGTCTCAAGACGGTGGAGATGGCGACGGAGGGCCGATTCACCTCCTTCATCATCCAAACAGATTCCGATTTGAGTTCTCAGTATCAG AGTTTCGGAGCCGGATCTGGACCGTCGGGACGGTCAGATCGGAACCGTCAGTGTGCGAAGATAGAGATCTACGCGGCCAAAGCGGCGGTGGCCGGCGATTTGGTAATCGAGAAGCAAAAAGATCAGCTGATTCAACTGGTTCGGATCCTGAAGCAAATCGAGTCCCAAGTCAACAATCGGCAGAGCCACATGGTCGAAACCCTAGCCAATCGCCGCCATTCCCTTCGCAAATTCTTCCAGAGAGCGATCGCCTACTTATCCACCGTTGACCACCAGGGGTTCCAGGTGGCGGTGCTGAACATCCTCCGGGAAATTTTCAACGAAGTGAGTGCGGTTTTGGGGTCCGTGGAGGCTGACGTGGAGGACCTGGTGGAGAATTTGGCTGAGAAAATGTGTGAGCCAATGGTGGAATACGTGGAGGGGGTTAAGGCTGATTTGAGAAATGGGACTTGCTTGGGCCTAGTTGGCTTGGTGAAGGAGATGGCCAGGGCGGCGGGGGATTCGAGGGCGGAGCTGGAGTCGGCGAGGAGTAAGGCCACGGTGGCAGAAGAGAGCAGAGCTGAGGCTATGAGGAGGCTCAGGGAATCAGAAGAATATGTGAGGAAATTGAAGGAATGCTTCAAGTTCTTGCCAGAGCCTAGTAAAGCATCCACCAAAGTAACCAAAGCCTCTGCTTTACATAAG ATGTTAGGCATGGAGAAAGATCAAGCCAACGATGAGAAGCTGTTATGGGAGCTAttggaaaagaagaggaagtaTCAAACTCCAGAGAGTCCACTTGGACCCAGAGAGCTGCTTCCTCTTCATCAGTCCAAGCGCCAAAAGGCAACACGTGTAAAGCCACAAGTTGGTAGCGGCGCGTTTTCACAGCGTTCAAGAACCCCACGTTTGGTGGCTGCTCGGATACCCTTGGGCTCATCCCCTTCGGTGACAATTCAGTAA